The proteins below come from a single Arthrobacter sp. B1I2 genomic window:
- a CDS encoding glycoside hydrolase family 127 protein — MKSVYVPAAKTFPVAPSTGVLSPLPLPAVSLSGGFWGERQELNRAAIIPHGVSWVTRLDWLGNLEKAAGKEKYEHRGREFADSEIYKLIEAMSWEHARSGETELSEVMDAFIDKLAAAQEPDGYLHTLFGRPWQQPRYSDFKWGHELYCFGHLIQAAVANHRATGAVKLLDVARKLADHVCIMFGPRGLDKVCGHAEIEVALVELYRVTDERRYLDQARTFIERRGTGTLPLFEFGQAYWQDDMPVRAAKVLRGHAVRALYLAAGAVDVAVETNDTELLDALKLQWRNTVACRTYITGGMGSHHMDEAYGEDFVLPPDRSYCETCAGVASNMFSWRLLLATGDPQYADLIERTLYNIVATSPSADGKSFFYANTLHQRTTAGEAPLNEDGVCIRGGSSGREAWFEVSCCPPNVARTLASLSSYVATTDADGVQIHQYAAGRIRAELATGALILDVETDYPATGRIKLTVAEAPGTPVSISLRVPAWATGATLNAGEGPKPAGPGTITVTEAFRPGQEIILDLPMAPRFSWPDDRIDAVRGCVAIERGPEVFALESVDLPAGWELADAHIDTAAGLTEKDGTITVQLGGLHRGPAGGAWPFANQNDTVTAGSAQAALVPYHSWAERGSSTMRIWIPVHTPVIS; from the coding sequence ATGAAATCCGTTTACGTCCCCGCAGCAAAGACTTTTCCAGTCGCCCCCTCGACTGGTGTTCTTTCGCCATTGCCCCTGCCGGCTGTATCCCTGTCGGGTGGCTTCTGGGGGGAACGCCAAGAACTGAACCGTGCCGCCATCATTCCTCATGGCGTCTCCTGGGTCACCCGGCTTGACTGGTTGGGCAACCTTGAGAAGGCGGCTGGGAAGGAAAAGTACGAGCACCGAGGACGGGAATTCGCCGACTCGGAAATCTACAAGCTGATCGAAGCCATGTCTTGGGAACACGCCCGCTCCGGCGAAACGGAACTCAGTGAGGTCATGGATGCCTTCATCGACAAGTTGGCCGCAGCCCAGGAGCCGGACGGCTACCTGCACACGCTTTTTGGCCGGCCCTGGCAGCAGCCCCGCTACTCCGATTTCAAGTGGGGCCATGAGCTGTACTGCTTCGGCCACCTGATCCAGGCTGCAGTAGCCAACCACCGCGCCACCGGGGCGGTAAAGCTCCTGGACGTTGCCCGAAAACTTGCTGACCACGTCTGCATCATGTTCGGGCCCCGCGGGCTGGATAAAGTATGCGGGCACGCCGAGATCGAGGTAGCCCTCGTGGAGCTGTACCGGGTCACCGACGAACGGCGCTACCTGGACCAGGCCAGGACCTTCATCGAGCGCAGAGGCACCGGAACACTGCCCCTCTTTGAATTCGGCCAGGCCTACTGGCAGGACGACATGCCCGTCCGCGCGGCCAAGGTCCTGCGCGGCCATGCCGTTCGCGCCCTGTACCTCGCCGCCGGCGCCGTCGACGTTGCGGTTGAAACCAACGACACCGAACTCCTCGATGCCCTGAAGCTCCAATGGCGGAACACCGTTGCCTGCCGCACCTACATCACCGGCGGAATGGGCTCACATCACATGGACGAAGCCTACGGCGAAGACTTCGTGCTCCCGCCGGATCGATCGTACTGTGAAACATGCGCCGGAGTCGCTTCCAACATGTTCAGCTGGCGCCTGCTGCTGGCCACGGGGGACCCACAATACGCGGACCTGATCGAGCGGACGCTTTACAACATTGTGGCCACATCGCCCTCCGCCGACGGGAAGTCCTTTTTCTACGCCAACACCCTGCATCAGCGCACTACCGCCGGGGAGGCGCCACTGAACGAAGACGGCGTCTGCATCCGGGGAGGCTCCAGCGGCCGTGAGGCGTGGTTCGAAGTGTCCTGCTGCCCGCCCAACGTCGCCCGGACCCTGGCAAGCCTCAGCTCCTATGTAGCAACCACGGACGCAGACGGAGTACAGATTCACCAGTACGCGGCTGGACGCATCCGCGCCGAACTGGCCACCGGCGCCCTGATCCTGGACGTCGAAACCGACTACCCAGCCACAGGACGGATCAAGCTGACCGTGGCCGAAGCGCCCGGTACGCCCGTCAGCATCAGTCTGCGGGTCCCCGCCTGGGCCACCGGCGCGACGCTGAATGCCGGCGAAGGGCCGAAGCCTGCCGGCCCCGGAACAATCACAGTCACAGAGGCTTTCCGGCCCGGGCAGGAAATCATCCTCGACCTTCCGATGGCTCCCCGATTCTCCTGGCCCGATGACCGGATTGACGCTGTCCGCGGCTGCGTGGCCATCGAGCGCGGTCCCGAAGTCTTCGCCCTGGAATCTGTTGACCTACCGGCCGGATGGGAGCTCGCCGACGCCCACATAGACACAGCGGCAGGCCTCACCGAAAAGGACGGCACCATCACCGTACAGCTGGGCGGACTGCACCGGGGACCGGCCGGGGGCGCCTGGCCCTTCGCAAACCAAAATGACACGGTGACCGCCGGCAGCGCCCAAGCGGCGCTGGTCCCGTACCACTCCTGGGCCGAACGCGGCAGCTCGACCATGAGGATATGGATCCCGGTACACACCCCGGTCATTTCTTAA
- a CDS encoding glycoside hydrolase family 36 protein, with amino-acid sequence MEPRFISWSNDTLQLVLRADSESPVGVAYLHPAEAPSAPLASGPALVEILTVEEGRARTSQRYAESAIGKRLRYIGHTITTDGDWHILTVLQRDEETRLEAEVVLRAATGTATVQAVTSVRNSGSKPVALQAVSTLALPLLAGHHPVDAATLQLASATSQWLGENQWTVEDVRRNLPDLNLGLHEQDQRGHLLRASTSSWSTGGPLPTAAVVDADDQWCWMWQVEHNGGWAWELSETRDALGLALLGPTDDQHNWLHALQPGEEFSTVPAALAISRAGLQGALAQMTAHRRALRGPIFSRQPPVIYNDFMNTLMGDPSTERLLPLVTAAADAGADIFCIDAGWYDDTTDWWDAVGEWQPSTARFPNGLSEVTDAISSSGMGVGLWLEPEVVGVRSPVAASLPEEAFLQRRDVRIVEHGRYHLDFRHPAARAHLDETVDRLVADFNTVYFKLDYNITAGTGTDLGASSSGAGLLGHNRGYLDWLDGVKARHPQVIIENCASGAMRQDYALLARLDLQSTSDQQDPLLYPPIAANAFLSVLPEQAANWSYPQPEMDDEEIRFTLATGMLGRMCLSGFLDRMTTGQLALVREAVSVHKEILPEIQASTAFYPSGIPLWKDQWLSVGLRASERDLITVWHRGHTQNELTLHLPRWAGQEVTFNRLGSGKGFKTKWDPSGYLFLTATTPNGRPSAVTFTVEAALGTTERVKPNS; translated from the coding sequence ATGGAACCCCGTTTTATTTCATGGTCAAACGACACCCTGCAACTGGTGCTTCGTGCCGACAGCGAAAGCCCTGTCGGTGTCGCCTACCTGCATCCGGCCGAAGCCCCTTCTGCACCGCTGGCGTCCGGTCCTGCCCTGGTGGAAATCCTCACCGTTGAGGAGGGCAGGGCCAGAACCAGCCAACGCTACGCTGAATCCGCCATTGGCAAGCGGCTTAGATACATCGGGCACACAATCACAACGGATGGCGACTGGCACATCCTCACCGTGCTCCAGCGTGACGAGGAAACCCGATTGGAAGCAGAAGTTGTCCTCCGCGCCGCCACCGGTACCGCAACCGTCCAGGCCGTCACGTCCGTCCGCAACAGCGGAAGCAAACCCGTCGCGCTTCAGGCCGTCTCGACACTGGCCCTCCCGCTCCTGGCCGGACACCACCCCGTCGACGCCGCCACCCTGCAACTGGCCTCGGCCACCTCGCAATGGCTGGGTGAAAACCAATGGACCGTGGAAGACGTACGCCGGAACCTGCCTGATTTGAACCTGGGCCTTCACGAACAGGACCAACGGGGGCACCTGCTGCGCGCTTCGACCTCATCCTGGTCCACCGGGGGGCCTCTACCCACCGCTGCAGTTGTCGATGCCGATGACCAGTGGTGCTGGATGTGGCAGGTTGAACACAACGGGGGATGGGCCTGGGAACTGAGCGAGACCCGCGACGCCCTCGGCCTCGCCCTGCTCGGTCCCACAGATGATCAACACAACTGGCTTCATGCCCTGCAGCCCGGCGAGGAGTTCTCTACCGTGCCGGCAGCCCTGGCCATCAGCCGGGCCGGTCTGCAGGGTGCGCTTGCCCAGATGACCGCACACCGCCGGGCGCTCCGGGGCCCCATTTTTTCGCGCCAGCCGCCCGTGATCTACAACGACTTCATGAACACCCTGATGGGGGACCCCAGCACCGAAAGGCTCCTTCCGCTGGTCACAGCTGCCGCTGACGCCGGTGCTGACATCTTCTGCATCGACGCCGGCTGGTACGACGACACAACCGACTGGTGGGACGCTGTGGGGGAGTGGCAACCCTCAACTGCACGGTTCCCCAACGGTCTCTCAGAGGTCACCGACGCCATCAGCTCCTCCGGCATGGGCGTCGGGCTCTGGCTGGAACCGGAAGTGGTGGGCGTCCGGAGCCCCGTGGCCGCATCTCTGCCCGAAGAGGCATTCCTTCAGCGCCGTGATGTCCGGATAGTAGAACACGGTCGGTACCACTTGGACTTCAGGCATCCGGCAGCGAGAGCGCACCTTGATGAGACGGTGGACCGGCTCGTGGCCGACTTCAACACGGTGTATTTCAAGCTCGACTACAACATCACCGCCGGTACCGGAACTGATCTCGGCGCCAGCTCCTCCGGCGCCGGTCTGCTCGGGCATAACCGGGGCTACCTTGACTGGCTGGACGGCGTGAAGGCCCGCCATCCCCAGGTAATCATCGAAAACTGTGCCTCCGGTGCGATGCGGCAGGACTATGCGCTGCTGGCACGCCTTGACCTTCAGTCAACCTCGGACCAGCAGGATCCGCTGCTGTATCCGCCCATCGCGGCCAACGCCTTCCTCAGCGTCCTCCCCGAGCAGGCAGCCAACTGGTCCTACCCCCAGCCCGAAATGGACGACGAGGAAATACGGTTCACCTTGGCAACCGGGATGCTCGGCCGGATGTGCCTCTCGGGCTTCCTCGACAGGATGACAACCGGCCAGTTGGCGTTAGTCCGCGAAGCGGTATCAGTGCACAAGGAAATACTGCCGGAAATCCAGGCGTCCACCGCGTTCTATCCGTCAGGAATACCCCTGTGGAAGGACCAGTGGTTGTCCGTGGGACTCCGGGCGTCCGAAAGGGACCTGATAACGGTCTGGCACCGCGGGCATACACAAAACGAACTGACACTGCACCTGCCCCGCTGGGCCGGCCAGGAAGTCACCTTCAACCGGCTGGGATCAGGCAAGGGCTTCAAGACAAAGTGGGACCCATCCGGCTACCTATTCCTCACCGCCACCACGCCCAATGGACGTCCCTCCGCAGTGACCTTCACCGTAGAAGCTGCGTTGGGCACGACTGAACGGGTGAAACCCAATAGTTGA
- a CDS encoding N-acetylglucosamine kinase: MTNSTNSVFTAEGIHTASVATGALIGLDIGGTKTHGVRFENGVPVADSIAGSANVQNVSREGARAHLAELFAEIGYGDVRQVYAGAGGIDSDADAEALKALIAPFAPKALTTVVHDSRLLLAAGRVSSGVAVIAGTGSAAWGRNPRGVDARAGGWGYLLGDEGSGYWLGREAVRHSLRRMNQGYEADALTRSLLRACDLDHPNQLIALFHSAGTGRRYWAQQARLVVEGADAGHVPSQKMLDRAGQDLADMTAQTLSQLGIAGPVVLGGGLGMHVLRLQSAFREALARDGITDVRPVTQDPVYGVPQLAAEHPARPA, translated from the coding sequence ATGACCAACTCAACAAACTCCGTGTTCACAGCCGAGGGGATTCATACGGCCAGTGTCGCAACGGGAGCCTTGATCGGTTTGGATATTGGTGGGACCAAGACCCACGGCGTACGGTTCGAAAATGGCGTGCCTGTCGCTGACAGTATCGCCGGCAGTGCCAACGTCCAGAACGTCAGCCGGGAAGGTGCCCGCGCCCACCTCGCAGAGCTTTTCGCGGAGATTGGCTACGGCGACGTCCGGCAGGTATACGCCGGTGCCGGCGGAATCGACTCGGACGCCGATGCCGAAGCCCTAAAAGCTCTGATTGCACCTTTCGCACCGAAAGCCCTGACCACCGTCGTCCACGACTCGCGGCTGCTGCTGGCAGCAGGCCGAGTCAGCAGCGGAGTCGCCGTCATCGCCGGGACGGGGTCAGCGGCCTGGGGACGCAATCCGCGCGGAGTCGATGCACGTGCAGGGGGCTGGGGATACCTGCTGGGAGACGAAGGAAGCGGATACTGGCTCGGCCGGGAAGCTGTCCGCCACAGCCTGCGCAGAATGAACCAAGGCTACGAAGCGGACGCCCTCACCCGGAGTCTCCTCCGCGCATGCGATCTGGATCATCCGAATCAACTGATCGCGCTGTTCCATTCGGCGGGCACAGGACGCCGGTACTGGGCGCAGCAGGCACGTCTGGTAGTAGAGGGCGCCGACGCTGGACACGTTCCCAGTCAGAAGATGCTTGACCGTGCCGGGCAGGATCTCGCTGATATGACAGCGCAGACACTGTCTCAATTGGGCATCGCGGGACCCGTTGTCCTGGGAGGAGGGCTCGGCATGCACGTACTGCGGCTTCAATCAGCCTTCCGTGAAGCCTTGGCCAGGGACGGAATAACCGATGTCCGCCCGGTTACCCAAGACCCCGTCTACGGTGTCCCCCAGCTCGCCGCGGAACATCCGGCGCGACCGGCCTAG
- a CDS encoding hydroxyacid dehydrogenase, whose protein sequence is MSAALHSTTASGTPVLRPKVALAMQDADLRDALFSKRLRSRLESICDCDFSMVIQDFDTTPDEAIRDVDVLLTGWFSPRIDATVLARMPRLKLIAHAGGSVKGHVLPECWEQGIIVTTAAEANALPVAEYTLGLILLAGKSAITASHLYTQRQTKIDRELEFPDTGNYERAIGIVGASTIGRLVLERLRPFDFDVTVYDPTISDAEALRLGARRVSLDELLSCSDMVSLHAPVLPETLLMIGPAQLAAMKDGSTLINTARGELVDHNALVAELESGRLNAFLDVTSPEPLPVGHRLFTLPNVLLTPHIAGSMGNELHRLAAYAMDEIERYAAAAPQRFPVSQSDLTRMA, encoded by the coding sequence TTGAGTGCAGCACTGCACAGCACCACCGCGTCAGGAACGCCTGTGCTCAGGCCCAAAGTGGCTCTGGCAATGCAGGATGCCGACCTGCGGGACGCCCTGTTTTCCAAACGTCTCCGCAGCCGGCTCGAATCGATCTGCGACTGCGACTTCAGCATGGTCATCCAGGACTTCGACACGACGCCCGACGAAGCCATCCGAGACGTGGATGTTCTCCTCACCGGTTGGTTCTCTCCCCGCATCGACGCAACCGTTCTTGCCCGCATGCCCCGGCTCAAGCTCATTGCCCACGCGGGCGGAAGCGTCAAGGGCCATGTCCTGCCCGAATGCTGGGAGCAAGGCATCATCGTGACAACGGCTGCAGAAGCCAACGCGTTGCCCGTTGCCGAATACACCCTCGGGCTCATCCTCCTGGCCGGAAAGTCAGCGATCACTGCCAGCCACCTCTACACGCAGCGCCAAACCAAAATTGACCGGGAGTTGGAGTTCCCGGACACCGGTAACTACGAGCGGGCCATCGGAATCGTCGGAGCATCCACCATCGGAAGGCTGGTCCTTGAACGTCTCCGGCCCTTTGATTTTGATGTCACCGTGTATGACCCAACGATCAGCGACGCGGAGGCGCTGCGGCTGGGCGCCCGCCGGGTAAGTCTGGATGAGCTTTTGAGCTGCAGCGACATGGTGTCGTTACACGCGCCGGTTCTGCCAGAGACCCTGCTCATGATTGGACCGGCGCAGCTTGCCGCCATGAAGGACGGCTCGACCCTGATCAACACGGCCCGGGGGGAACTCGTGGACCACAACGCACTGGTTGCTGAGCTGGAATCAGGCCGGCTCAATGCCTTCCTGGACGTCACCAGCCCGGAACCCCTGCCCGTCGGCCACCGGTTGTTCACGCTTCCCAATGTACTGCTCACACCCCATATTGCTGGTTCGATGGGTAACGAGCTGCACCGGCTGGCAGCCTACGCGATGGATGAAATTGAACGTTACGCCGCAGCCGCACCCCAGCGGTTCCCGGTTAGCCAAAGCGACCTGACAAGGATGGCATAA
- the manA gene encoding mannose-6-phosphate isomerase, class I — MYKLNNRIRDSAWSSTTLIADYLGRTPSGAPEAEMWIGAHPGAPSVAVLDTGRERLNELIGADPEGLLGPDRHAAFGSTLPFLMKVLAAESALSLQVHPTREQTASGFAAEDALGVPKDAQARNYKDPNHKPEMILALTDFEALCGFRPATETKAIFDALVTSFRETGPEIHEVLQQASSTLAAANDPTAVRRTFTGLIRGGDEVSRAVDAAAALLGSTIPEGPHTAALKTALELSDMSGVI; from the coding sequence ATGTACAAACTGAACAACCGGATCAGGGATAGCGCCTGGAGTTCCACGACACTCATCGCTGACTACCTTGGCCGCACACCCTCAGGTGCCCCTGAGGCGGAGATGTGGATCGGCGCCCATCCAGGAGCGCCGTCAGTGGCAGTCCTGGACACCGGCCGCGAACGCTTGAATGAGTTGATTGGTGCCGATCCGGAAGGCCTGCTGGGGCCGGACAGGCACGCCGCTTTCGGGAGCACACTGCCGTTCCTGATGAAGGTGCTGGCTGCTGAATCTGCACTGTCACTTCAGGTACACCCGACACGGGAACAAACCGCGTCCGGCTTCGCAGCTGAAGATGCTCTCGGCGTCCCGAAAGATGCCCAGGCACGCAACTATAAGGACCCTAACCACAAGCCCGAGATGATTCTGGCCCTCACGGACTTCGAAGCTTTGTGCGGGTTCCGTCCTGCAACTGAGACCAAAGCGATTTTCGACGCGCTCGTGACCTCTTTCAGGGAGACAGGGCCAGAAATCCACGAGGTCCTGCAACAGGCCAGCTCCACTCTTGCCGCCGCCAACGACCCAACTGCTGTCCGCCGAACCTTCACCGGACTGATCAGGGGCGGCGATGAAGTCTCCCGTGCGGTTGACGCCGCGGCGGCGCTGCTGGGCTCGACGATCCCCGAGGGTCCCCATACCGCCGCTTTGAAAACCGCACTGGAGCTCAGCGACATGTCAGGCGTGATATGA
- a CDS encoding heparinase II/III domain-containing protein, whose protein sequence is MKFTAADGSEVGQQVSTLTAMKPGSWSELSLTAATPADAKNVQVSIHVLGATAVDVDDISPDVRQQRELVPNGGAETASDTGQPGPAGWSPASVQWTPVTVPNPSAESGTTTPENWKTFNYSAAKAMMVWDNAVAHTGTKSLRIDGVPGGIGDWQQVNYVPISPGTYKFGFWIKGQNAAPGDIRPLVIFRNANGQTVGGDRIIQNTVSTSDWTYAESILAAPAGAVSVRIDYRLYNGGTAWFDDITIAKQTTVSGVAEGNTAGTDSGTAQTGQNSLTLTNRSDGDQSVLESAPIPAERLAGYDFSAALKTDLASGSAAAGLKYLDANGVTLSEQLTEPVSGATGWHASRLQGFPPAAATEARAFVRLTGKGQAWFDDVSLVRSTVVDPNAKAIARPSLLLNSSEVKSLQDRVKTGVVGEEYQRQLALSQKWTVDQLKDPAYLVNPYRAQSNIYTVPAGATRMRLSFDVEGKGSTMIDAITLTSLANGQPVTIPDNSFEEFGSGTSPWTANTAGAAVSRTTDWAAAGAASLKYAAGSPAGKATVTLNQDLPATAGARYSLGATISQRGLIEGAGLTWSVTYTNDAGTPVGAAYRAPAYNWDTHTRWDSPLFEATQASANVYLVTGDEEAAQKAILGLKYLIGESVWGMNYALTTGGKPNGEDGYGAVHFGRAMGGFAQALDLVINSKSINPTDQAWLIDRLGWMQDTQMNLAYYDRSTDAGRISNWNLDRAIGVGLVSMALPNLTSSGTYRAHAQGEVEWTLQNVVGDDGAFPETIRYHAAPLVRLVPFAQALRRAGGPDLVNNDKLKKMFSFLVNIQTPVDSTNTKAPGTVLMPAIGDADYNEKPYRILGWNAPLYEHSDPELSAAMQWTWNRAGSPIADTGANPWALPPLLNTDPALPSKDPALSSTAVKSVGYDILRDKVGTPDENYLIMSDTPRPLGHNHDDRSGFSLWGKSVPLALDSGVGGYFNGDNVWFNSAAAHNVVQFQSDGAWQGTAPSVETPVRYYSDKLDLVQTGGATPGATDYQRNMIQLKGGFNAFLMWDRIKSSVPSRFNLHTLTTSIDQAPGLLTAHGYQGVDLDVHLLGSAQPSVGLDKGKVSGDWPQENQQWLQLGQPAGTDHTVMLQPRAKDAKPIETIERATGSGTLKAFEFVAANGERALVVLNSGDATASTELGLTGDWTGATPEANGSINGTAVNVSAHQALVLMKAS, encoded by the coding sequence GTGAAGTTCACCGCAGCCGACGGCAGCGAAGTAGGCCAGCAGGTTTCCACCCTTACGGCGATGAAGCCGGGCTCCTGGTCCGAACTGTCCCTGACGGCCGCCACCCCAGCTGACGCAAAAAACGTCCAAGTCTCGATACACGTCCTGGGAGCCACAGCTGTGGATGTCGATGACATCTCCCCCGACGTCCGTCAACAGCGGGAACTCGTGCCAAATGGAGGGGCAGAAACTGCTAGCGACACCGGCCAACCAGGGCCGGCCGGGTGGTCCCCGGCCTCCGTACAGTGGACCCCTGTCACAGTCCCGAACCCCTCGGCGGAATCAGGGACAACAACCCCGGAAAACTGGAAGACGTTCAACTACTCCGCAGCTAAAGCCATGATGGTTTGGGATAACGCGGTTGCGCACACTGGCACAAAATCACTGCGCATTGACGGTGTCCCCGGGGGCATCGGTGACTGGCAGCAAGTCAACTATGTCCCGATCTCTCCAGGCACCTACAAGTTCGGGTTTTGGATTAAAGGACAGAACGCCGCCCCTGGTGACATCCGGCCCTTGGTGATTTTCCGCAATGCCAACGGCCAAACGGTCGGCGGCGACCGGATCATCCAAAACACGGTGTCCACGTCGGACTGGACCTACGCTGAGTCCATACTGGCGGCACCTGCCGGGGCCGTCTCGGTCCGGATCGACTACCGGCTCTACAATGGCGGAACTGCATGGTTCGATGACATCACCATCGCGAAGCAGACCACCGTATCCGGCGTGGCCGAAGGAAACACGGCCGGCACGGACTCCGGAACCGCCCAAACCGGGCAGAATTCCCTGACCCTTACCAATAGATCCGACGGCGACCAGTCAGTCCTGGAGTCTGCCCCTATTCCCGCCGAGCGGCTGGCAGGCTACGACTTCTCAGCCGCGCTGAAAACGGATCTGGCCAGCGGCTCGGCGGCTGCAGGGCTGAAGTACCTGGACGCCAACGGAGTCACCCTCAGCGAACAGCTGACTGAGCCTGTAAGCGGCGCTACCGGATGGCATGCCAGCAGGCTGCAGGGGTTTCCCCCCGCGGCAGCAACCGAGGCCCGGGCCTTCGTCCGCCTCACCGGCAAAGGCCAGGCATGGTTCGACGACGTCTCGCTCGTTCGGAGCACCGTCGTCGACCCGAACGCCAAGGCAATCGCCCGGCCGTCACTGCTGCTCAACAGCTCCGAGGTCAAGAGTCTGCAGGACCGCGTCAAGACGGGCGTTGTAGGTGAGGAGTACCAGCGCCAGCTCGCGTTATCCCAAAAATGGACTGTCGACCAACTGAAGGACCCCGCCTACCTGGTCAACCCCTACAGGGCACAGAGCAACATCTATACGGTCCCGGCCGGCGCCACCAGGATGCGCCTGTCTTTCGACGTCGAAGGTAAAGGTTCGACCATGATCGACGCCATCACCCTCACGTCCCTGGCCAACGGCCAGCCCGTTACCATTCCGGACAATAGCTTCGAGGAGTTTGGCTCCGGCACGAGCCCCTGGACTGCCAACACGGCGGGTGCCGCGGTCAGCAGGACCACCGATTGGGCCGCAGCCGGCGCCGCCTCCCTTAAGTACGCCGCCGGCTCCCCCGCCGGCAAGGCCACGGTGACCTTGAACCAGGACCTTCCGGCAACGGCAGGCGCCCGCTACTCCCTCGGAGCCACCATCAGCCAGCGTGGACTCATTGAGGGGGCCGGCCTCACCTGGAGCGTCACGTATACAAATGACGCCGGGACACCGGTAGGCGCAGCGTACAGAGCCCCTGCCTACAACTGGGACACGCACACCCGGTGGGATTCACCGCTATTTGAGGCCACACAGGCGAGTGCCAACGTGTACCTCGTGACCGGGGACGAAGAAGCTGCCCAAAAGGCGATCCTAGGACTCAAGTACCTCATTGGTGAGTCGGTGTGGGGTATGAACTACGCCCTCACCACCGGGGGCAAGCCCAACGGTGAGGACGGCTACGGGGCTGTGCATTTCGGCCGCGCGATGGGAGGCTTCGCCCAGGCTCTGGACCTCGTCATCAACTCAAAATCCATCAATCCTACCGACCAAGCATGGCTCATCGACCGGCTCGGCTGGATGCAGGACACCCAGATGAACCTGGCCTACTACGACCGCTCCACCGATGCGGGCCGGATCTCGAACTGGAATCTTGACCGGGCCATCGGCGTCGGTCTTGTCAGCATGGCCCTCCCGAACCTGACGTCATCGGGCACCTACCGCGCCCACGCCCAGGGGGAAGTCGAATGGACCCTGCAAAACGTCGTCGGCGACGACGGGGCATTCCCCGAAACCATCAGGTATCACGCCGCCCCGCTGGTGCGTCTCGTGCCGTTTGCGCAGGCGCTTCGGCGGGCCGGTGGGCCGGATCTGGTCAACAACGACAAGCTGAAAAAAATGTTCTCCTTCCTTGTGAACATCCAGACTCCTGTCGATTCAACCAACACCAAGGCGCCGGGAACAGTCCTAATGCCTGCCATCGGTGACGCTGACTACAACGAAAAGCCCTACCGGATCCTCGGCTGGAACGCCCCGCTGTACGAGCATTCCGACCCAGAGCTTTCCGCCGCTATGCAGTGGACCTGGAATCGGGCAGGGTCACCGATAGCCGACACCGGCGCCAACCCATGGGCACTGCCGCCGCTGCTAAACACTGACCCGGCACTGCCCTCCAAGGACCCGGCCTTGTCCTCGACAGCGGTCAAGAGCGTTGGGTACGACATCCTGCGAGACAAGGTGGGAACGCCCGACGAAAACTACCTGATCATGTCGGACACGCCGCGGCCCCTGGGCCACAACCACGATGACCGCAGCGGCTTCTCCCTCTGGGGCAAGTCCGTTCCCCTGGCCCTGGATTCGGGTGTGGGCGGCTACTTCAACGGGGACAATGTCTGGTTCAACAGTGCAGCGGCCCACAACGTTGTCCAGTTCCAGTCCGACGGTGCCTGGCAGGGCACGGCCCCATCTGTGGAAACGCCTGTCCGCTACTACTCAGACAAGCTTGACCTGGTCCAAACCGGCGGTGCCACGCCGGGTGCCACGGACTACCAACGGAACATGATCCAGCTCAAGGGCGGATTCAACGCCTTCCTCATGTGGGACCGCATCAAATCCTCCGTACCGAGCCGGTTCAACCTGCACACGCTGACCACGTCAATAGACCAGGCCCCCGGGTTGCTCACGGCCCACGGTTATCAGGGAGTGGATCTGGATGTTCACCTCCTCGGATCGGCGCAGCCCTCGGTTGGCCTCGACAAGGGCAAAGTCTCCGGTGATTGGCCACAGGAGAACCAGCAGTGGCTGCAGCTTGGCCAACCTGCCGGAACAGACCACACGGTTATGCTCCAGCCACGGGCGAAGGACGCAAAGCCAATCGAAACCATCGAACGCGCAACCGGCTCCGGTACCCTCAAAGCGTTCGAGTTTGTCGCTGCCAACGGAGAGCGTGCCCTGGTTGTCCTCAATAGCGGGGACGCGACCGCCAGTACCGAGCTCGGACTGACAGGAGACTGGACGGGCGCTACCCCCGAGGCAAACGGCTCCATCAACGGCACCGCCGTTAACGTCAGCGCTCATCAGGCTCTGGTCCTCATGAAGGCCTCGTAG